Part of the Pseudoliparis swirei isolate HS2019 ecotype Mariana Trench chromosome 3, NWPU_hadal_v1, whole genome shotgun sequence genome, TGTGTTATGGCCAAGGACATTATTCATGTCTTATAAAAGGTATTAAATTGTCAGTGTGACGCACACAAAATCTATGGTcacattgttgtttatttatggaATATTTTAATGAACACGTTTCTGTGATGTGTAGTACCAACTGTGCCCAGTTGATGACAGCCTACTGGGCCCAGTTGATCCTCATAACTTGAGAAGACCCTGAATGCAGAAGCCGAGCTGTTGCTTGTctgatttatttctgttttctcAAATTAGTAAACTGGTAAAGTACACCCAAATATAACCTATTTGTGTACCAATGTTTTTTAGAAGAttactttgtgttttgtttaacAGCTATGCTGTTTGAAAAGATTTACTGTCAAGTGCTAGCTAGACTGATATTTGCCCTGTGTAACCTCTTGTCTGACTCGTGTACATTCTACCTTTTTcttaataattaaatgaatgcATTTGTTATGTTCTGGTCGGTCAATTCAGACTgaatatattaattaatgtgACTGAAATTTATACATAAGTGTTGTAAATGTTTGTTAGTAATTTGTTAACGGTTCGCCGTAGTGACGCAACGCCGCCATCATCAGTAAAGTCTTCATCATGAATGCCACAGTGACTCTGGGCGCATTGCCAAGGCGCAGTAAAGAAGAGCTCAAACTTCAGGTGGCAACATATGGGTTGACTATACATAGTAATGTAAATTATTGTTGTGTTTGGTCAGGGAGAAATGGACCAACAAGTAGAGATGATTGTTTTCACTGgaaatgtcaaataaaataaaataacttgaGAAGACGCTGAATGCAGAAGCCGAGCGGTTGTCTGTCCgatttatttctgttttctcATGCACAAGTCTATCATCCAGCTCTGAGACCTGTAACATCAGCATCTACATGTGAGAATGACATAGAAAATCTTCACAGAAAATATCATACATGTTCCATTTCAATGCATCGTTTTGAGAGTTTTGAGCCTCCTTGGCTCATTGTGTTATCTATATTAAAACTGGTTTGTTTTAATATAACTAACTGTGGCTTAAAAAGTACTGTATATTTACTTTAGTTATACAGTACTTAGCTTTGCAGCGTTTCCTTCTAGATCATCAGAATAACCAAGAGTGATTTAGGTTATTTCTTGCACTGTCAGTCCCTTTACCTCCTTGATGTACTTTACTTTGTTCTGTCCCCAAAAGGTTTCCCGGTTCTGTTGTGTTTTGGTGGAGGGAGGCACTTTCCTGAGAAGTATGATCCTACTTGAAAGGCAAGGAGATCATCCTTCTACCTCTGGTAATCTGCCcgttggctgtgtgtgttgaACCACCGCCAAGTGGGGACTTCAATTGTTTCTAGGTCGAATGGAGCATTCCCTTGTAAGAATTTAAGGTTTAATGACTGAAAGAAaaggttttctttatttatcatGTCTCTCTCCTGGTCCCTTTAGGCCAGTTGACCTTTGAAATGTGTCTGGAGATTGTATTGCCTATGCTATATAtttgcacaaagacacaagtttAACCTGCAATAACAGATTTTTGGCCATTTGAAGACAGCGTAATTAGCTATAAACACGACTATGAGACGACGATCTTGTTAGCGAGCACTTTCCTATTGACACATTCAGCAAATACAGAGCAACAACAGCATTTATCTggagttgtgtgtctttgttacattacattacatgtcatttagcagacgcttttatccaaagcgacttacaataagtgcattcaacctagagtacaaaccaagaactacaagaacacaggaagcaacacttcctcaactcagtcgaaccacaaaagcaccacaataagtgccatcccagtgccactgaaatgcaaatctgtgttttaatccagatatagtcggaaaagatgtgttttcagtctcaggcggaagatgtagagactttctgctgtcctgatgtcagtggggagctcgttccaccactgaggagccaggacagcaaacagtctgggtttcgagtgattagctcgaggtgcaggagtcacaagtcgattggctgttgccgagcggagcgaacgtgccggggtgtacggtgtgaccatatcccggatgtagacggggcccgatccgtttagagcacggtacgccagaaccagtgttttgaagcggatgcgggcagccaccggtaaccagtgaagagatcgaaggagcggagtggtgtgggtgaatttcgggagactgaagaccagtcgagctgctgcattctggatgagctgcagaggtcggatggccttagcgggtagaccagccaggagggagttgcagtagtcaaggcgtgaaatgatcagagcctggaccagaacctgtgccgccttctgagtaagaagaggccgtattctcctgatgttgtgcaggaacgcgtcgtcgcagcgatgttggctgtcagggagagttgactgtctagtgtcaccccgaggttcctggcagtcagggtaggggccaacacagagctgttgaaggtggtagtcaggtcatgggtgggggagcctttccctggaaggaatagtagctcggtcttgtcagggttgatcttcaggtggtgagcagacatccactgagagatgtcggtcagacaggcagagattcgcgccgccacccgtgtttcggccggtggaaacgagaagatcagttgggtgtcatcagcatagctatggtaggagaagccatgcgaacgaatgacagagccgagagaatttgtgtacagagagaagaggaggggacccaggacggagccttgaggaaccccagtagtgagaggacaaggatcagacacagatcctctccaagttacccggtaagtgcggtcgttaaggtaggaagagaaaagcgcgagtgcagtgcctgagatccccaggtcttgaagagaagagataaggatctggtggttcacggtgtcaaatgctgcagaaaggtcttgtcgaaggttgggaaaagatgaccaggacggcaaagtaaaattcaaaacaaagtgggtttattaagtgtggtagaacaaaagtctcaaagacacaaaacatttaacgtgcagcacgggcctggatgaagtcagctcaaagcatTGTTCAGTAACAGACTGGCcttctccaggagaacatgactctttatatctttaagagcaagcgtgattagataatatagatggagacgtcactcggtttaatctttgtccgtctcatcgttggagctcagggtggtcccaccctctgggctcacgacagcagcagtggttggttaaaacagatggaggtgttcctggtttagactttgaacaccttctgatggagctcagggtggtcccaccctcttggctcacgatcttctcgtcatcctcataatcagtgtgtgtgtgtgttgttctccatctaaagcaggagctgtgtagtttctttaatataatagaaactaaaaaggcattaaaactatctgttgcttacataaacaagttctttgacggtgacaggtacggctcttatttaaatctcaattctacgactgagcggtcagggtgaggtcagagccaagggttgcacagagttcctgattatcttccctgtgtggatgtgtcatcttctggccgaggtcaagaagtgtttgttcctacagtatctgtgcttcttatccagcagtgtcagtatgttccaaaacatgtgggtgagcatgcgtatgagctgttctctctggtcagagcccgAAAACGGAATCGAGTCATAGAAGGACACGAGgtttggtgcttcggggccttaatgcaaagtgagggacatggggtactatgtatggatttttatattcttaacagtctcgaaggataaggacagaggagagagaggctgctctagcagtgtgaagctgctcagagacagcaaggagggcagtctctgtcgagtggccggccttgaatccagactggtgagggtcaagaaggctgttactgtggagataggaggacacttggctcaagatagctcgctccagagttttggagagaaaaggaagaagagagaccggtctgtagttgttgacttcagacgggtcgagcgtgggtttcttcagtagagggttgactctcgcctccttcagagagttagggaaacagccagttgagagggaactgttaataagatgggtgagaaaggtcagaaggtcaggagcaatagcctggagaatgggagacgggacggagtCAAGGGTGCAGGTGGTTGGTCGGgcagaggtcaccaagctaagaacttgattgggagacaggggggtgaaagaggaaagagagggggatgaagaagttcgtgttggtgaggtgatagtagatggattagtaaaggaggagcgtatgtcgtctatcttgtttgtaaagtagtcgacaaagtggctcggcaaaagggtggaaggaggagggggacaggggggatcaatgaggttggaaaagatagagaagagttttttaaggttagagaaggaagactgaatttttttcaggtagaacgagcttttggctgcagatatagaggaagagaatgaggagagaagagattgatagaagagcaagtcttccgcttgattcgtttttcgccattttctttccgtcgctcgcagggtggctctctcggcgcgcaccgagtccgacaatcACGGCGCCGTCCATTTTGCAAATGTATCCCCAATATTCACTCTTGTTTCTTgcctccaccaactcctgaagCAAATACCTGCCTCTTTAGCAGCTAAATACTATTTTcaccacactcaaaaaaataaattgttggtgttgtaaattataattaattaattggtaTATATTCTACATTGTATTAATACGTTTCACTGATTACTAGACTTTATTAAGTAAAagttacaaattttaatcatacaataaattaactctgcGGGAAGAGTAAATGTTACTCCCCAATTTCTCAtactgtttacatgttttataatgactgaacataaactgaaaaaggtaagtacattttaattaatctaaACATCTATCGCGTTTGAAACAATCGACGCGCGCAATTCGCATTCAAGGCGGCAACGCGTTAGACGCTGGAGACGTTGGGCCAGACGTTGGAGGAGAGCTTCATGCCAGAACAAGTAAGTCGCCTCTacgttttgaaaatatatggtcCTTGTTacgcgtgtgagagagaaagacgttTATGAGCCGCAATATTCCAACAGCTGCCGGCTTTATGTTAGTAACGCTCGGTACATTGTTTGAACATACTGAAATGAGACTGAAACATGCTAGCTATGACAGCGCTGTGTGAGCTAATGTTTGCTGTTTGGTTCTCTGTCGGTTTcattcagtggcggctggtgacattcttTTTGTTGGGCGgagcggtttaaatagcactcgacaatgagaagaaacaaggctttgagtagaatattgtaaaaaacaaagctttatttcaagaaaacaccgtgctcaactgactcctgctcggtcggaagtgcaactgaagcctcgccatcgagacacaactcatggagtagatggtggtgttcgccgtactctttcctttctttttaaaaatatcttgaacccaaaatcaacggttggttgcgcacgcaggtccgctccacaggtacaccgtgctgttttgcccggcaggtTTTTGACAAGACGTTTTTGATGCGGctgtacacgcacacgcacgtttGGCCAGCGCCCGTAAAGGGGACGGGGCTTcactcagtgatgatgagtggcgatatattatttttagtcacatttaacttaagtggttgttgacaggggcttactccTACTCTGTTGCTTCTATGTTCCTCCACACTCCATGCTTCCACAAATGAGTCTTGCTTTCACTGTTTCTGCAGATGTATGCAGTTCATTTTGCATGAAGGGGTTCAGtattgacaacatatttatttattcacagaaccAAAGCATTGGGATGAAACGAGAAACTATTATCCGCAGCCTTATCCTGTACCttggtgagaaagaggaggcgttaTTTGAAGACTGCCTGgtaagtttttaaaatgtatttattcattttattgtatcaaagtttgtgtaatgtttaattAGCTGTTAGTTAATTAATATGTTGATACCATTGTCTAAATTCTTATTGTATGTTATATACAGGTGGACAGCCGCAGTGATGCATCTCAACACATCGTGAGGATCGTGGTTGTCCGTGGCACCGATGGAGAAGATCCCGTTGACGTATCGATCCTCCTTGAAGGCAAGGAGATGTTGGCGGGATGcgatttatttactaaaagactggttttaagcatcgtacaagggttattggcacggtgacaattttctcttgtgaaggttttggaggggattccccccacgacctcaaagtcttatatttaggtagatataatatatgtaatataaagcaggagggttatatctgagagacaattgggaggtcaagggtcagtctgcagagtatgcgtgcatgtgtatatgtgtgtgtctctgcctgtgtgtgtgtgtctctgcctgtgtgtgtatgtatgtgtcagtgtgtgtctgtgtgtgtgcgtctgtcattctgtgtgcgtatgagtgtgtgtctgtgtgtgagtatgtgtgtgtctctgcctgtgtgtgtgtgtgtacgtatgtgagtgtctatgtgtttctgtcagtgtgtgtgtgtgtgtgtatgccttttatattgtattgtttgaataaatatagacgttttatactacttcaagcttaacagataaatctgacatttattttgaaaggttcaaaggaagcgcactttgttttaggttaaaatgcgaactttatggtgtaGATTACGGACaaatgcgcattttataacaagtttaatagttgatttgacccgtatgggactaactctgttaaggtggtgatgaggtggtgatagtttacagttttaattaatgtattgtcacctaaagaaagaaaataaaggagagtcaccagcagtaaatcttcacgacaattcatatgatccgttacaacgcttattgctgtcagaatacgagcgaaacatataaaataataataaataagactagaggacgctttttccaattcataacagaattgtagaaaagagagataacaaacggcaaagatacgttgatcagagacgtatttgtaatacgtcaaatacaaacgtaatctggagagaaatacatttcagtcaaacgtaactgcaaattgaattttaggtctgggggaacgtaatttttgtgatgcaGGGTTGCATAAATGTACACAGACTGTTTCAACATTCATGTTGGTGTTGTGTCAAGTTCGGCACCTGTTCTGTCACTTGATTgcagattaaaacaaatgtttatatatttgtattttatttttctttattatcctAAGTGTGAATTTCTTGACACTGAatttttatttaagaaaaacaagagTTTTTATAAAATTGAATCTTATTtgctgacaaaataaatattttgaattgcattgtggCTGTGATTTGTGATGTATATAGATTATGGTTATttactctaaaattaagtatgttatacttaacactgtctagtaggatttacttaatccttcaacagtaaaagttacttagttagtgttagtgcaaattgttacgaggattttattaagtaaatcctaatttataaAGTATAATAATATCTACTTAGTTAATTCATAACTCTAAATGATAGATTTTACTTAATAATTTCATAACATTGAAATTTCTGTTTGTGAAAAAGTTAAGTAGACTTTACTTAATtagctaaataaatattagttATGTTTAAGCATAATTAAGTAACAATTACTTAGTATTTTCATGGTTATttactctaaaattaagtatgttatacttaacactgtctagtaggatttacttaatccttcaacagtaaaagttacttagttagtgttagtgcaaattgttacgaggattttattaagtaaatcctacaagttatttctttgagtgcatgcTTGGTATTGATTGTTTCTTTCTGATGTCAGCTGCTTGGCAGGAAGTGACCAATTGTGGTTTTAAAGCTTTTGATTCTCATGAGAGAGTTGAAAGAAGTCACTAAAACATTAGACTTGCAGTCCCTCACAACCAAAACAAAGAGCTGAAAGACGCTAAAGGCGTCACAGTGCAGTGAACTGCATAGTCAGGCGATTCCTCTCTGTGAATTTATTTTCtacaaaaaaccctttcacatcAGTGTTGGTATAAACATATTGACTGTGGCTGCGTTAAGTGTTTTGGATCATTAAAACAACATATTAAAGTAGTATTTTTCGTGGATTCATCCAGAAAGCTTAATTCGGTAAAATCAGCAATCAATATTCTAATAAATTCTAATATAAAAGCAATTAAAAAGAATCATAATGGACAATTTGATGAATACCTAGCAAAGGTAtaccagataaaaataaaagtctgatttatctattaagaggaagtagattaacaCGTCTATAAATTACTTTTCCTGGTCTATACTGTCGTCtccattttatttgttgattttatttttttatttagattttttttgtagtGAACTTaactatttattttgtctgtaTCTGTTAATTCCCTGAATTTATTTAAATACCACTGTGTGTCCTTTATTGACAAATCCCAATTCACTCACAACTAATGATCTTTGCAgtcaatattatttatttgtataccgTGTCTCTTTCACTATAATGATATGTAGGCCCAGCCCATGGCTCTCGACGAAGacgaggaaaaactccccaacaTGGAAATTTGGGAAGAAACCTCGGGAAAGGCTGTTCGAAGAGAGATCCTCTCTCCACGGACGGCTGGGTGCTACGACACCGAAGAAGGAATTCCTCACGTTCTACTTCCTGTCGGAAGGAGTTCCTCACGTTCTACTTCCTGTCAGAGAGGGAGCATGCAGCATCAGTATCTGGATGACACGTGTGCCTGGCATTGGATATTAATGAttagaataatataataataattccaaTTACTTACAGAATGTGCTGGTATAGCTGAGCCATATGCTGCAGAATGGCTGTGCACGATGGTGGCATCCATGAAGATGTCAACCAGGAGTTCTGCTTCCTGTCCTGGTTGAGTCCTTGAAGATATCCTCCTGTAAGTCAAGTCAAAGAGGGAGCATTGTTAATAACATCTGCAATAATGGGATGGATTGGTAGAttgtaagtgtgtttgtgtgtgtgtgtgtgtgtgtgtgtgtgtgtgtgtgtgtgtgtgtgtgtgtgtgtgtgtggttatttaGCCATTGAGATTATTCATCTGATGTGTCTCGCAGAGGGTTTTCTTCTTGGTTTTCCTCCATAATAGCTTGTTACAGGTGTGTTGAGCTGTTTCTCTGGTCTGCAGTGTGTTTAATCCACTTGCCATTTGATAGCCGACTGAGTAATaagtcttttttattattctgctCTTGCTTCTATAAATTAGTTTAGCAGATAGCTAAAAGCAGGTCCATGAAAAGAAGACCTAGGAATTCGAAGTAGAGTTTAGGGTTTTAGTTATCatcttttattatataaatgaaatgaactTATAAACTGTCCAACAACATAAAAATACATGAAGGATACCAAGCAGTACAGGAGAAAAGTAGCTAACTACGGTAAGAGAGAAGGGATAGATTCAAGAACAAAAATACAATTACATTCTACGCCACGTGGCGTCTCTAATGCAACATATGGAAATGTGGGgcagaacaataataataattctaattaCTCACAGGATGTGCTGGTGTAGCATAGCCATATGCTGCAGAATGGTGTCCCGCCGCCGTTCCGGCCAGCCCTAGTTCCGGCCAGCCCTAGTTCCCTATGTCCCATCGCTGCCCCGGCCGACTCCAATTCCCCGTGTAccgtcgccgccccggccgactccagttccctgcgtcccgtcgccgccccggccAGCTCTAGTTCCCCATGTCCCGTCGTCCCCTGGGCCAGCCCTAGTTCCCCGCGTCTCCTCACCACCCCGGCCGACTCCACTTCCCTGCGTCCCGTCGCCCCCCCGACCAGCTCTAGTTCTCCGCGTCCCGTCGCCGCCCTGGCCGACTCCAATTCCCACGTGTCCCATCGccgactccagttccccgtgtaccGTCTTTCGCGTCAAGTCAAAGAGGGAGCATCTTAAATGACATCTTTTATAATTGGATGGATTGGaagactgtatgtgtgtgtgtgattatttgAGCCATCGATGACGTCTGAGCTGCTTCAGGGAAGGACGTTGTTTGGGGTCTTCCATCAAACACAGTCTTAAGAAGTCCTGGCAATCTGGAGAGAgcgcaggaggaggaagctgagggtgaaacataaaatgaacagaaTTGTGTCTGCTGacatgtgtgtgaggatgttTCTTCTTACTTTCGGACAGCGTCTCGCTGATTGTCAGAGACTTTTCCATGAACCTCTTGGTCATAAAGTCTTCACCGGTGTGGAGCGTTTCGAACAGGACCACTCCCATCTGCCACACCGTGGTGGGTCCGGGTCTGTTCTGGTTACAGCTGTACCACTGTGGAGGTACGTGTTGATAGGTGCCTAGAATATACAGATGTGATAATTAGATCGGAGCTTTGTTTCAAGGTTAAGGTCTCAGGTGGGTGAAGGGCCGGAGTAAAGCTGGAAGTTTCACCGTAGTATCGGCGGTATGAGGCCCCTTTCTTCACGAAGCGGCTCAGTCCAAAATCAATAAGACGAACTCGCGGGATGTCCGAGCCGGTCTCGATCAAAATGTTCTCCACCTTTATGTCCTGGTGAAAAATGTGTTTCTCCTGCAGGTCGACTGCTGCATCCACCAGCTGTTTAAGTATGATctgacaaaaagagagaggtgACGGGGGTTGACATGTGTAAATTCAACCCTTGATTGCTAAATAAATCCCTTAAGTAGCCTCTAAGTTCCTGTACAAAGTTTAAAACACACAAGACCCTCCAGCTGTTACCTTGGCCTCCTCCTCTGGTAAGGAGCCTCCTTTGTCCTTGATGTCGTTAAGTAGGTCTTTGCAAGGGACCGGCCTCTCGTGGACCAGGATCAGCTCCTTGTCCAGATTGTACCAGTCTAGTAGGAATACTGGTGCCCCTAgcgcaggggttcccaaactttttaggccacgccaggggcgtctctaggattttgatacatctggggcttagcccagaagagtgaagcagatgacccacggcgagcgttgttgacgggggggagtgctagtgagagtgtgcgcgAATGTGTCGGcacg contains:
- the LOC130191701 gene encoding serine/threonine-protein kinase pim-2-like, with translation MVDPEPTPPGSAASRKLHFICGGSDSRQDVEGPKREKKRRLDLEDTEQKDSRAEFEAKYQEMYQQLGAGGCGAVFAGYRREDGLPVAIKHIAEGYVFCKHVDYNGRELSIEVAVMLRLQEETSGPLGTPALGAPVFLLDWYNLDKELILVHERPVPCKDLLNDIKDKGGSLPEEEAKIILKQLVDAAVDLQEKHIFHQDIKVENILIETGSDIPRVRLIDFGLSRFVKKGASYRRYYGTYQHVPPQWYSCNQNRPGPTTVWQMGVVLFETLHTGEDFMTKRFMEKSLTISETLSENCQDFLRLCLMEDPKQRPSLKQLRRHRWLK